In a single window of the Necator americanus strain Aroian chromosome X, whole genome shotgun sequence genome:
- a CDS encoding hypothetical protein (NECATOR_CHRX.G25689.T1), whose amino-acid sequence MFRTAVRVTSDVQEQMDAVNLAELIATSNGYIANVPRRPSLIAQRDYAKVDKLKKTNFYLAFITDDLSKAIRASQNITVLACVSETEQKRKTKTKQIWHFLILTWAKLFEPTVHYGTFESISTTPRLD is encoded by the exons ATGTTTAGGACGGCTGTAAGAGTGACATCTGATGTCCAGGAGCAGATGGATGCGGTTAACCTAGCGGAGCTGATCGCAACTTCTAACGGTTACATTGCTAATGTACCTCGGAGACCCAGTCTTATTGCGCAGCGAGATTATGCCAAAGTggataaattgaaaaagacCAATTTCTACTTAGctttcataaccgacgacctgagCAAGGCGATAAGGGCCAG TCAGAACATCACCGTATTGGCTTGCGTCTCcgaaacagaacaaaaaagaaaaacaaaaacaaaacaaatttggCACTTTCTAATCTTAACTTgg GCGAAACTCTTTGAACCAACGGTGCACTATGGCACATTCGAAAGCATTTCCACCACCCCACGCCTTGATTAA
- a CDS encoding hypothetical protein (NECATOR_CHRX.G25688.T2), translated as MYKVLERIILDRLIKHNEETTRDEQAGFRPMEYQETPSGHPLTDLEYADDAVIFAVSSTKLQHVVNLVSKLAPAFGLRLPPDRCKQMWISSTPPQGIRVDGQPIELVDEFCYLGCTLKNNGSYERDVQQRCTKATSAFNSLAKCLWWTVITNEVKLRVYLSTIRPIMMYGLETWIAPASVMEMPDCTERKLLRLLLGYFWPRVYHNEYLYAEVDVVYRRMTRGRYQYFAPPSKVAKVNRLRFLGHILRRPSDRLVQCVLRSLLGLSWKKPPGRKRKFWTEVVKEDLRTLGVGRQYRRDVKFHRIWNSDEWIDSVQAHAEDREGWAELCSKTAHFGEDANTHWPGPILFSSEPPLFDTNRSVVLLTPTTDSSDFERSLPNIPVKKLPKNCSGDVKEQSLKDGSTTSPKVEDVCKQKMVISKDTALKEKTPSQSAERMPVNVAEKYRSIFDEGDDDDDDLFDIKAKQELPKLVDKEKTEKVMPKKLIESPFSKLLGEKLARGPIQPAESKQADTSSSKATVTGIVATVASPKAKKDSDETHSSDFFKPLYSVVKDRTRGPTRRPPSKNKVGSGILPPEIGDAHNSPAEDVVSKLEKAEVVVAENEKLPTESKENPHASIKQEMTTHAECAQRSAVQSLFDADSDEGEDGDNLFSNAVAQNLKCSASSDVEHVSSSKPSSKVTTHSLFSDDDDSDLSLFRKK; from the exons atgtacaaggtattggagcgcattatcctggaccgactcattaaacataacgaagaaacaacgcgcgacgagcaagctggctttcgtccgatggagtaccaggaaa caccatcaggacaccccttgaccgatctcgagtacgctgacgatgcTGTTATATTCGCGGTAAGCAGtacaaaacttcaacatgttgtcaaccttgtatcgaagctggctccAGCCTTTGGACTACGTCTACCCCCTGATagatgcaagcagatgtggatctcttcgacacCTCCACaaggaatcagggtggacggacaaccgatagaactcgtcgatgagttctgttacctgggctgtacgctgaagaacaacggcagctacgagagagatgttcagcaaagatgcactaaggccacttctgcatttaactccttagcgaaatgcctgtggtggACCgtcatcaccaacgaagttaagctgcgagtctacctatccacaattcgccccatcatgatgtatggATTGGAGACTTGGATAGCACCAGCTTCGGTGATGGAGATGCCTGATTGTActgaacgaaagctgcttagactgCTACtcggctacttttggcctagggtatacCACAATGAATATCTTTACGCAGAagttgatgtggtataccggcggatgacacgtggaagatatcaatattttgcaccgccatcgaaagtggctaaagtaaatcgtcttcgtttccttggtcatatattaaggagaccgtcagatcgccttgttcaatgTGTTCTGAGGAGCTTGCTCGGTttgagctggaagaagccacctggccgaaaacggaagttctggactgaggtggtgaaagaggacctgaggacactcggcgtgggtAGGCAGTAcaggcgagacgtaaagtttcacagaatatggaatagcgatgaatggattgattctgtgcaagctcacgcagaagatcgagaaggttgggcagagttGTGTTCAAAGACGGCACacttcggcgaagatgcga aCACCCATTGGCCTGGTCCAATATTATTTTCGTCCGAACCACCTCTGTTTGATACG AACCGATCCGTTGTGTTGCTTACTCCTACTACCGATTCCTCAG ATTTCGAGCGTTCTCTTCCCAACATCCCAGTCAAAAAGCTTCCAAAAAATTGTTCAG GGGATGTTAAAGAGCAATCACTTAAAGATGGTTCCACTACTTCACCCAAAGTAGAAGATGTGTGTAAGCAGAAGATGGTTATTTCAAAGGATACcgctttgaaagaaaagacaccg TCACAGTCAGCAGAGAGAATGCCGGTAAATGTTGCTGAGAAGTATAGAAGTATTTTCGATGAaggtgatgatgatgatgacgatTTATTCGATATTAAAGCAAAACAGGAGTTGCCAAAGCTT GTTGATaaggaaaaaactgagaaagtaATGCCGAAAAAACTTATTGAATCACCCTTCTCAAAGCTGCTGGGAGAAAAACTAGCACGTGGCCCAATTCAG CCAGCAGAGAGCAAACAAGCAGATACTAGCTCATCTAAAGCAACTGTAACGGGTATTGTTGCTACTGTAGCTTCACCGAAAGCCAAAAAGGACTCTGACGAAACTCACAGTAGTGATTTCTTCAAGCCATTGTATTCTGTTGTAAAG GATCGAACCCGTGGACCTACTCGAAGGCCACCTTCAAAGAATAAAGTGGGGTCAGGTATCCTACCGCCCGAGATTGGTGATGCTCACAATTCGCCAGCAGAAGATGTGGTTTCTAAACTAGAAAAAGCCGAAGTCGTAGTGGCTGAGAATGAAAAGTTGCCTACTGAATCGAAAGAAAATCCACATGCATCTAT TAAGCAAGAGATGACCACCCATGCGGAATGTGCGCAACGAAGTGCTGTCCAGTCGCTTTTCGACGCGGATTCAG ATGAGGGTGAGGACGGCGACAATTTGTTTTCGAATGCGGTGGCGCAGAATTTGAAATGCAGTGCATCGTCTGATGTGGAACATGTGTCTTCCTCCAAGCCTTCCAGTAAAGTAACAACAcattcattgttttctgaTGATGATGATTCGGATCTGTCTTTGTTCCGTAAAAAGTAG